The following are encoded in a window of Deinococcus sp. HSC-46F16 genomic DNA:
- the guaA gene encoding glutamine-hydrolyzing GMP synthase — protein sequence MSLVILDFGSQFTRLIARRFRELGAYSVILPGTASLERIAQENPQGLVLSGGPSSVYDPGAPYPAPGVLELDVPVLGVCYGMQFLAQEAGGEVARAGKHEYGKADLTRYGGQLFAGIQGEFVAWMSHADSVTRLPEGYEVVAETADTPVAAIENPVTRRYGVQFHPEVVHTPKGGQLLANFLDICGVARDWNAEHIIDDLIEGVRTQVGEEGRVLLAISGGVDSSTLGLLLARAIGERLTAVFIDHGLLRLGEREQVEAALKPLGVNLVTVDARAEFLGALAGVSDPEEKRKIIGREFIRAFEREARKYGPFDFLAQGTLYPDVIESAGGGHGDKSGAANIKSHHNVGGLPDDLAFKLVEPFRTLFKDEVRALARLLGLPDHIRMRHPFPGPGLAIRCLGAISKEKLDILRRVDDIFISGLREFGLYDGCSQALAVLTPIQSVGVMGDGRTYSYTAALRAVTTDDFMTAEWARLPYDFLATMSNRIVNQVHEVNRVVYDITGKPPATIEWE from the coding sequence GTGAGCCTCGTCATTCTGGACTTCGGCAGCCAGTTCACCCGATTGATCGCGCGGCGTTTCCGCGAGCTGGGGGCCTACAGCGTGATCCTGCCGGGCACCGCCAGCCTGGAACGCATCGCGCAGGAAAACCCCCAAGGCCTCGTGCTGTCGGGCGGCCCCAGCAGTGTCTATGACCCTGGTGCGCCCTACCCCGCGCCCGGTGTGCTGGAGCTGGACGTGCCCGTGCTGGGTGTGTGCTACGGCATGCAGTTTCTCGCGCAGGAGGCGGGCGGCGAGGTCGCGCGGGCGGGCAAGCACGAGTATGGCAAGGCCGACCTGACCCGCTACGGGGGGCAACTCTTCGCCGGAATCCAGGGCGAGTTCGTCGCCTGGATGAGCCACGCCGACTCGGTGACCCGGCTGCCCGAAGGCTACGAGGTGGTGGCCGAAACCGCCGACACGCCCGTCGCCGCCATCGAGAACCCGGTGACCCGGCGCTACGGGGTGCAGTTCCACCCGGAGGTCGTCCACACGCCCAAGGGCGGGCAACTCCTCGCCAACTTCCTGGACATCTGTGGGGTCGCCCGCGACTGGAACGCCGAGCACATCATCGACGACCTGATTGAAGGCGTGCGGACTCAGGTGGGCGAGGAAGGCCGGGTGCTCCTCGCCATCAGCGGTGGGGTGGATTCCTCCACGCTGGGGCTGCTGTTGGCCCGCGCCATCGGCGAGCGCCTCACCGCCGTCTTTATCGACCACGGGCTGCTGCGCCTCGGCGAGCGCGAACAGGTGGAGGCGGCGCTGAAGCCGCTGGGCGTCAACCTCGTGACGGTGGACGCCCGCGCCGAGTTTCTAGGGGCGCTGGCGGGCGTCTCCGACCCCGAGGAGAAGCGCAAGATCATCGGCCGCGAGTTCATCCGGGCCTTCGAGCGCGAGGCCCGCAAGTACGGTCCCTTCGACTTCCTCGCGCAGGGTACCCTTTACCCCGACGTGATCGAGTCGGCGGGGGGCGGGCACGGCGACAAGTCGGGCGCGGCGAACATCAAGAGCCACCACAACGTGGGTGGGCTGCCCGACGACCTCGCCTTCAAGCTGGTCGAGCCGTTCCGCACCCTCTTCAAGGACGAGGTGCGCGCCCTGGCCCGGCTGCTGGGCCTCCCCGACCACATCCGCATGCGCCACCCCTTCCCCGGCCCCGGCCTCGCCATCCGCTGCCTGGGGGCGATCTCCAAGGAGAAGCTGGACATTCTGCGGCGGGTGGACGACATCTTCATTTCGGGGCTGCGCGAGTTCGGGTTGTATGACGGATGTTCGCAGGCCCTCGCCGTGCTGACCCCCATCCAGTCGGTCGGCGTGATGGGCGACGGGCGCACCTACTCCTACACGGCGGCGCTGCGGGCCGTGACCACCGACGACTTCATGACGGCCGAATGGGCCCGGCTGCCCTACGACTTCCTGGCGACCATGAGCAACCGCATCGTGAATCAGGTGCACGAGGTCAACCGGGTGGTGTACGACATCACCGGGAAGCCGCCCGCGACGATCGAGTGGGAATGA
- the truD gene encoding tRNA pseudouridine(13) synthase TruD, with the protein MSLVFDWTALATRTETPGTGGRLRTVPEDFRVEEVAAYPLSGEGEHLYLRLEKTGHTTAHVLRELTTQLGVRDRDVGVAGLKDRHAVTTQWISLPAKYEARLEGFTLDGVRVLEVTRHGNKLGLGHLRGNRFVVRVRGAAGTAETAAATLALLTAGGVPNYFGPQRFGLHGLNAEEGLRVLRGESRVRDPRVRRFLTTSVQSLLFNRFLSLRLERALFDRLIAGDMAKKHDTGGVFLVEDAAAESPRAERGEVSATGTLFGRKVKPLTLDAGALEAEALAAFGLTPEVFASRRGDRRLTRVFPEGAEVRPEEDGYTVAFTLPKGSFATSVLRELTKMAVDAPDEPDVAEEEEA; encoded by the coding sequence GTGAGTCTGGTGTTTGATTGGACGGCGCTCGCCACGCGGACGGAGACGCCCGGAACCGGGGGCCGACTGCGGACGGTGCCGGAGGACTTCCGGGTGGAGGAGGTGGCCGCCTATCCCCTTTCCGGCGAGGGCGAGCACCTCTACCTGCGGCTGGAAAAGACCGGGCACACCACCGCCCACGTCCTGCGCGAACTGACCACCCAACTCGGCGTGCGCGACCGCGATGTGGGCGTCGCCGGACTCAAGGACCGGCACGCCGTCACGACCCAGTGGATCAGCCTGCCCGCCAAGTACGAGGCCCGGCTGGAGGGGTTCACCCTGGACGGCGTGCGGGTGCTGGAGGTGACCCGCCACGGCAACAAGCTGGGGCTGGGGCACCTGCGCGGCAACCGCTTCGTGGTGCGGGTGCGCGGGGCGGCGGGCACGGCGGAGACGGCGGCGGCCACCCTCGCGCTGCTCACGGCGGGGGGTGTGCCCAACTACTTCGGCCCGCAGCGTTTCGGCCTGCACGGGCTGAATGCCGAGGAAGGCCTGCGCGTCCTGCGCGGCGAGTCGCGGGTGCGCGATCCCCGCGTGCGGCGCTTCCTGACGACCAGCGTGCAGAGCCTGCTGTTCAACCGCTTTCTGAGCCTGCGGCTGGAGCGTGCTCTCTTTGACCGCCTGATCGCCGGGGATATGGCGAAAAAGCACGACACCGGTGGCGTCTTTCTGGTCGAGGACGCGGCGGCCGAGTCCCCCCGCGCCGAGCGGGGCGAGGTGAGCGCCACGGGCACCTTGTTCGGGCGCAAGGTCAAGCCGCTCACGCTGGACGCGGGGGCGCTGGAGGCCGAAGCCCTCGCCGCCTTCGGCCTGACCCCGGAGGTGTTCGCCTCCCGGCGGGGCGACCGCCGCCTCACCCGCGTCTTTCCGGAGGGGGCCGAGGTGCGGCCCGAGGAGGACGGCTACACGGTGGCCTTCACGCTGCCGAAGGGCAGTTTTGCCACCAGCGTCCTGCGCGAGCTGACCAAGATGGCCGTGGACGCCCCCGACGAGCCGGACGTGGCCGAGGAGGAGGAAGCGTGA
- a CDS encoding DUF3293 domain-containing protein, protein MREDLRAAFLGAGYGPAGERGHLSPTPGAPPRWPHGTWAIVTAWNPGGGRASDRANAQAHADLLALVRGSRFASTPAVNGEGEWAEAALLIHGARLWQAAAWGLRFGQAAVLWGVGARAALVWLDGGRVTGVERRWVVVRHG, encoded by the coding sequence TTGAGGGAGGACCTGCGGGCCGCCTTCCTGGGTGCGGGCTACGGTCCGGCCGGGGAAAGGGGGCACCTCTCGCCCACGCCCGGTGCCCCGCCGCGCTGGCCTCACGGAACGTGGGCCATCGTCACCGCCTGGAATCCGGGTGGGGGGCGGGCGTCCGACCGGGCGAACGCGCAGGCGCACGCGGACCTCCTCGCCCTCGTGCGGGGCAGCCGGTTCGCCTCCACGCCTGCTGTCAACGGCGAGGGCGAATGGGCCGAGGCCGCGCTGCTGATTCATGGGGCTCGGCTTTGGCAAGCGGCGGCTTGGGGCCTGCGGTTCGGGCAAGCCGCCGTGCTGTGGGGTGTCGGCGCACGGGCGGCGCTGGTGTGGCTGGACGGTGGGAGGGTGACGGGAGTGGAGCGGCGCTGGGTAGTGGTGAGGCACGGCTGA
- a CDS encoding PEGA domain-containing protein has product MKPIGPYVAARDLGGDPTAAVRTLRATDRLTGMPVLLHVLPHAAPLPELPDSPALLRPSEGGMDGETAYIVTELPPHAHPARDPLLAARGGLEGLAALHAAGLTHGGVSAAQLWSVDGQVALAGAALPWGGDPTPEGDVRALLGALETLGELPPSLRDRPEGATAQDLLTRLDAPQEAPPLRATSPAEAGAEPTPDPAPTDEPDAPPPLVVTTVPAEVAPEPSPTPEPPRVAPPPPPPTSRRRLGEDVRITWNPDGTRRVVKPGQEATTAPRRETRRPTWLWPLLALLAVLALAAAVWAWRSGGGADATTATRTAASVPACCTLTFAVNGEAPGPVRLSVVRAPAGANLKAGTQVGTAPGEVTLPAPGEYVLRVAAEGYAPAQVTVTAPSAVPVTIDLAP; this is encoded by the coding sequence ATGAAGCCCATCGGCCCCTACGTGGCCGCGCGTGACCTCGGCGGCGACCCCACGGCGGCGGTGCGGACGCTCCGCGCGACCGACCGCCTGACCGGGATGCCGGTGCTGCTGCACGTGCTGCCCCACGCGGCCCCGCTGCCCGAGCTGCCCGACTCGCCCGCCCTGCTGCGCCCCTCCGAGGGCGGCATGGACGGCGAGACGGCCTATATCGTCACCGAGCTGCCGCCGCACGCGCACCCGGCCCGCGACCCTCTCCTCGCCGCGCGGGGGGGGCTGGAGGGCCTCGCGGCGCTGCACGCGGCCGGGCTGACCCACGGGGGTGTGAGCGCCGCGCAACTGTGGAGCGTGGACGGACAGGTCGCGCTGGCGGGAGCCGCGCTGCCCTGGGGGGGCGACCCCACGCCGGAAGGGGACGTGCGGGCGCTGCTGGGGGCGCTGGAAACGTTGGGCGAACTTCCGCCTTCCCTGCGCGACCGGCCCGAGGGCGCGACTGCCCAGGACCTCCTCACCCGGCTGGACGCGCCCCAGGAGGCGCCGCCGCTGCGGGCGACCTCTCCCGCCGAGGCCGGGGCGGAACCGACGCCGGACCCCGCGCCCACCGACGAGCCGGACGCCCCCCCGCCCCTCGTCGTGACCACGGTTCCAGCAGAGGTTGCGCCGGAACCTTCGCCCACTCCCGAGCCGCCCAGGGTCGCGCCCCCCCCACCTCCCCCCACCTCCCGGCGGCGACTGGGGGAAGATGTCCGCATCACCTGGAACCCGGACGGGACCCGGCGGGTGGTCAAGCCGGGACAGGAGGCCACGACCGCCCCCCGACGCGAGACCCGGCGCCCCACGTGGCTGTGGCCCCTGCTGGCGCTGCTCGCGGTGCTGGCGCTGGCGGCGGCGGTGTGGGCGTGGCGGTCGGGGGGCGGGGCGGACGCGACGACCGCCACCCGGACGGCGGCCTCAGTTCCGGCCTGCTGCACCCTCACCTTCGCCGTGAATGGCGAGGCGCCCGGCCCGGTGCGCCTCAGCGTGGTGCGGGCGCCCGCCGGGGCGAACCTGAAGGCGGGCACCCAGGTCGGCACCGCCCCCGGCGAGGTCACCCTACCCGCGCCCGGCGAGTACGTCCTGCGGGTGGCCGCCGAAGGGTACGCCCCTGCTCAGGTCACCGTGACGGCCCCCAGCGCGGTGCCGGTCACCATCGACCTCGCGCCGTAG
- a CDS encoding molybdenum cofactor biosynthesis protein B, producing the protein MADPASPPSAPAGHRAAAPRRVRAAVLTISDTRTGATDTSGAYLRAELEAAGHEVTASRIVRDEEGAIRAALAELMGGADVVLTSGGTGITGRDVTVPVVESLLTKPLPGFGELFRMLSYRDVGAAAMLSRAVGGLAGETLLFALPGSRGAVQTAWEGLLRDELGHLVFEVRRHGQPGQGEA; encoded by the coding sequence ATGGCCGACCCTGCCTCCCCGCCCTCTGCCCCCGCCGGACACCGCGCCGCCGCGCCCCGGCGGGTGCGGGCCGCCGTCCTCACCATCAGCGACACTCGCACGGGGGCGACCGACACCAGCGGCGCCTACCTGCGGGCCGAATTGGAGGCGGCGGGCCACGAGGTCACCGCCTCCCGCATCGTCCGCGACGAGGAAGGGGCGATCCGCGCGGCACTGGCCGAGCTGATGGGGGGGGCCGACGTGGTGCTCACCAGCGGGGGCACTGGCATCACCGGGCGCGACGTGACAGTGCCGGTCGTGGAGTCGCTGCTCACCAAGCCGCTGCCCGGCTTCGGAGAACTGTTCCGGATGCTGAGCTACCGCGACGTGGGCGCCGCCGCCATGCTCTCGCGGGCGGTGGGCGGGCTGGCGGGGGAGACGCTGCTGTTCGCCCTCCCCGGTAGCCGGGGCGCGGTGCAGACCGCCTGGGAAGGCCTCTTGCGCGATGAACTCGGCCACCTCGTCTTTGAAGTGCGGCGGCACGGGCAGCCGGGTCAGGGGGAGGCGTGA